The sequence below is a genomic window from Desulfobulbus oligotrophicus.
TTGCAAGGAGATTCATTTTTGAGAGAGAAAATTCTTGTTTTTCTAGTATAATACGGTAAATTTGGAAAACTTGTGTGGTTTATTTTATCATACTATCGGAGGGATAAATGAGAAGTAAAAATTTGTTACAGTTTGCCACTTTAGTGGTGCTGGCCTTGGGGTTGGTCGTATCGGGTTGCAGTAAAAAGGCGCCTGAGACTGTTCAGCAGGAGGTCGGTGCAGAAGAAGGGGCAGGGGTTAGTGAATCATTGGATACCATGGATACAGGCATCATGGAAGGAAGGACTTCCGGGCCTATGGTTCCGGTGTACTTTGAGTTTGACAGCTCGGAGATCGTAGGTGAGCAGGTGCAGCGTATTCAAACCAATGCTGACTTTCTAAACGGCAACCCTGGTGTCCAGGTAAGGATCGAAGGGAACTGCGATCCCAGAGGGACGCAGGAGTACAACCTTGCCCTGGGCGAACGTCGTGCACAAAGCGCTAAATCCTATCTGACGAGGTTGGGTGTCGGTGCTGAACGGTTGTCAACAATTAGCTTTGGAGAAGAAAAACTGTTGATTTTCGGGCACGATGAAATATCGTATGCGCAAAACCGGCGTGATGATTTTGTTATCATAAAATAACACGGTGCTGTGATGAGATGTGAACCGGGTTGGGAATTGTCCCCAGCCCGGTTTTGTTTTTTTAGAAGGCGTTTTTTTATTGTTGTGCAGGTTGAGAATTTTTTTTGAAGGAGTAAGAACTGTGAGTATAATGAAGAGTTTGTGCGGATGGGTTGGCAGTTTGTTGATAATGGCAGCGCTTGTTTTTAATGGCCAGGCAGCGGCAGCAGATACAAAGATAGCTGTCATTGATATGAAACAGGTCCTCTCAACTTCCACAGCCGGTAAACGAGTAGAGGGCATCATAAAACAGAAAAGAGATTCTTTGCAGAGGTCTTTCAAGAAAGAAGAAGATGAACTGATAGCGCTTCAGCAGGAGATGGAAAAGAAGGGTTCAGCCTGGAGTGATAAGGTCAAGCAGGAGAAATTCGGTGCTTTTCAGCAAAAACGTCGTGATTTTGCTGTAAAACAGGAGGAAGCCGGGCAAGAGCTTCAAAGGCTGCGCGAGCAGCATGTTAACCCTATTTTGAAAAAACTTGAGGAGGTTGTGTCTCAAGTTGCTGCTAAAGGCGGTTATGCCGTCGTTTTGCCGCGCAATGTGGTTTTGTACAGTAGTGATTCCATCGATATCTCGAACACCGTCATCTCTGAACTGAATAAAGTAATGAAATAGCAGTCAGATCTGGTGTTGTTGGTATGATTCAGTCTGTTTTGCAAAAACGTATAGCCCAGTTCGCCGATGCCAGAATTCTTGTCATCGGC
It includes:
- a CDS encoding OmpA family protein, producing MRSKNLLQFATLVVLALGLVVSGCSKKAPETVQQEVGAEEGAGVSESLDTMDTGIMEGRTSGPMVPVYFEFDSSEIVGEQVQRIQTNADFLNGNPGVQVRIEGNCDPRGTQEYNLALGERRAQSAKSYLTRLGVGAERLSTISFGEEKLLIFGHDEISYAQNRRDDFVIIK
- a CDS encoding OmpH family outer membrane protein, yielding MKSLCGWVGSLLIMAALVFNGQAAAADTKIAVIDMKQVLSTSTAGKRVEGIIKQKRDSLQRSFKKEEDELIALQQEMEKKGSAWSDKVKQEKFGAFQQKRRDFAVKQEEAGQELQRLREQHVNPILKKLEEVVSQVAAKGGYAVVLPRNVVLYSSDSIDISNTVISELNKVMK